The following DNA comes from Hippoglossus hippoglossus isolate fHipHip1 chromosome 12, fHipHip1.pri, whole genome shotgun sequence.
ACCCCGATGCTCCACGAAGAAGTCCACCAGCGTCCTCGTCACTGTGGCCGACGTGTGGAAGAAGAACGCCGGGATCCACAGGATGGCGCTGTCCAGCTTCTTCAGGCTCAGGAAGAAGTTGTTCCTGTCCTGCACGGTCAGTAAGTTGTTGTAGTATTTCTCCAGGATACTGGGGTTGAACGTCGTCATGTTGGTCTGCCGCCCGACGTCCTTCTTAAAGATCTCCGTCGGGGCAAAGTTGCAGCGGAAGACAAAGTCGAACTTCTCGATCTGGGGTCCGCAGCGCGAGCCCGTGAGGATGCCGCTGTTTCCGATCACCGCGCAGACGTTGTAGTGTTTGTTGAGGATGGGCGACGCCTCGGGGAGGAGCGAGCGGAAGTTCTCGCCGATGGAGAAGACGTACTTGTGGCTGGAGTAGTCGTAATGCATCAGCTGACCGATTCGCACCGAGCTTCGGGTCAGGGAGAAGTTGTGGGGGATGTCGATGTACTGAGAGATCTCGGTCCTGCAAgtaaaaatcattttgattatcagccataatgtttttaccatccatGGTCGACTTGACACAAGTTACGAGATTGTGAAATTACGTCTTATTCTCCTGCAGAGGCCACAAGTGTGAATGATATTgactgtgtatttaaaaaaaactggagaagtactacactacccacaatccttaGGTGTAATTGTGATGCTGCAATGGACGGAGCTCGCCGTTACCATGGAAATATTTACCACAACCTCAGAAATCATGTTTCAAAGGTTAATTGGAAAGGGATGATTCTCagtggtttatgggatgtgtagttctCTTGGGTCAGTGACGTAATGTCTAGTGTGAGCTCTTctgtaaataacaacaaacCATGAACCTTGAAACCTTTCGTTCACGTGCAGCTCCGCTCACGACCGAGGATATTTAATAATCCAGCGTAATATGAGTGTTTTGATAAAAACAGTGGATTCATctgatgaaataaaaccacTTCTACATTCTGTCCATCAGTCAAATCAGAAACAATGATGAGGATTTAATCCTTAATATTCATCAGATATTATTACAACACAGATTAATGGATGATTTGACGTTAATACATTTGTTCtcttgtgttgctgctgctttgcTTCTGCTTCACTTTACATGTTGTTATGTTAAAATGGTTAAAAAGATGCTGGATCTCAGCTGATGATCATTTTGGGATCATTTTGTTATTATGGGATTTAACCAAATACACAAGTTAACGTATGAGCTGCAGACGTAAAACTAACGACCTTTGAATTCACACCTGAGACCTGACGAACTTCAGATTTGACTTCAATTCACTTCAATTATTTGTTCTTAGACTTTCTCTCtatgatgtaaaaaaacatcagcagcatCTAAAAAAAGCTGCTGTAACAAGATAGAGACGCTAACCGCTGTACCACAGTGCCACTCTCCTGCGTACTGTGaagattataaataataattaataataacttttatttttacactatGCTGCCTTTCTAAACATCCAACAACACTTCACAATACCTCATATACAAACAAGAACAATTCAAGTAAATCCAAGGTTATAATCAGATCTAGATGCAAAGACAACTAAGAGTTCATCAaacctggagtgtgtgtgtgtgcgtgtgtgtgtgggtgtgtgtgtgtgtgtgtgtgtgcgtgtgtgtgtgtgtgtgtgtgtgtgtgtgtgtcacccacCTCTGCTGAATGAAAGCAGAGCTGTTGTACCTCCACTTCGAGGAGTTCTGCAGGTCCTCGCTCAGAGAGTTGGTCAGAGGAGTGAACGCCGGGTCCAGATATTTCATCGCCAGCTGGGAGCTGCACAGAAGAAccggaggagacacagaggtcAGGGCAGGGGTCAGGCCTGAGGTCGGACCAGCTCGACTTCATCCACTTGCAACTTCAAATGTTTCAAGAGGCATTTTAGCTTTTGAGACGGGTTTTACACAACTGGATCACTTTATTTCAACTGAATACTACGAAAGTGTTGAGTTCAAACACGACgcaaaagaagaacaaagatTTAAATATTAGCTTTGTATTGTTTGAGCTtcttgaatataaatataaactttgAGTGGAACTAGCATGTGAAATATCAATGTTATGATCCTTCAATGTaactacagtaaatacagtCGTCAAAGATGATTTACAACCTTGTTCTGTAAACTGTGCCTGTTTACAATGGACAGTTTATAATAAGTCATAATTCCACTGTGTgactttctcttttcattcaaAATGATCCTATTAAAGGAATTCGCCCTTTAAAGAGTTTCAGCTGGACTTTGCAGACGCGATATATCTCCAGTTCCACCGTCTTCACGAAGCTAAGATGCCTTCAAACGAACCCGGTTCAAATGTGCAAGTGTTTGAGGATCAGTTCAGCAAAGAGTCAAAGTTCTGTCCGTGTCGGAAACTGCAGGTGAAACTGATCCAGTTTCATTTACACCAGGAGCTCAGTGTAAATGCAGAATTAACAGATTCTTTAGTTTAAAATCACTTCAGTATTTAACCGTTGCAGCATTTTCAGTTCATCTTAACAAGTCATTTCAAATCAGCTGTTCACATGTAATGatgctttgtttatttcagtctgtaaaatactgtgtttttattaaatctaataTTCTAGTACTTGTTGAGATGAACACTTTTTaaattttagatttaaaaaaagcacatgAGAGATACGGCCCTGACGGCAGTAACCCCGGAGATGAACCATGTTCACGCTTCAGAAGCTTCTCTGTGAACATTTCTGCAGGGAAATCTTGACATTTTGaaggtttttgtctttttctaacTTCCTTCTTCAGACCCGAGACTTAATCGAGAGTCAAATGAGAAAATGGACGTCAGCCTCAAGCCTGAGAGACAAAGGTCCACGACGAGTTTGTCTTTATGACTGAACATCAAAATGTCAAGATTCAGGTCAAAGCTCCGctacagcagaaaaaaactgGTCAAATAGTATTTGTGAGTAAGTTTGGTTCAATCCGGCAAAGAAACCCAGGTGGGAGGAGTTTACAGCTTCAGGACAGTGGAGTGTCAGAGGTTTGATCACCGAGGTCTGAATGAAACCTCCTGCATCATTCACTCTGTCCTGCTCGGTAAACCTCCGCTGCGCCCGGCCTGAACAAACACTCACAACTAGGAATAAATACTGTTTGACCTGGATCTGAAGGCAGATCTCCAGCAGCCGCATTCTGCTGATGCAGCGTCCACCATCTTTGTAGAtagtgacgggggggggggggggggggggggggagggtgcgGCGCTGGACCAGGAACCAGCAGAAGGAGAATTTGGAGTGAAAGCTTCTCATCTTGTTTCAGAATGTCTCAGTTTGGGACGAAGATGTTCACGCTTCACGTTAGTATGAAGGTATGAGAGTGTTAAAGTCTCCCTCCAGTGAAAGTCACGTTATTAAACATGTTAACAAGTCGGTGGAGTGGGATTCAAACTGCCGGGGTTTGTGACTCAAAGGTAAAGACCCGGGCACACATACAGGCATGTCTCAACTTTTACCTCCCTAAAACTTTTATAAGCCAACGTGAGATTCATAGATGGAGTCACATGATGGATGAAGGCTGAGACTTAGCTTTCAGTTGTTTTAGGGGCTGGAGAGGAACTTTAATAGCATAAGAAACTTTCTCTGGTTGAAAATACTGGATAAAATCCTCCAAAAAAGAAATCTagggaaaaattaaaaaatcataATGGTAGAAAATGGTCGAGCTGTTCGAGGTCCAAcgccacacccccccccccgacaagTTCAGGCTCAGCATCTCTTTGTGTCACGTCTCGACACAAACAGTTAAACGGCTGCGAGTCTCATCTGAGCTGAAagaagcagaagctgcagctggttttacatattaaaatgaatatgaGCGATAGAGATCAAAACTGCTGTAGAGAAATAAAACCATTAAGAGAAAATGAGAGTGAGTCGTTGTCAGTGGAACGTCGTTGCTCTGTATTCACCTCAGGTCTGGTTTGCGAGGCGGCCTCTCGCTGCAGCgttggaataaaaacaattagaaaGAAACTCTTATgttcattttactttaaaatgacaaaatggaatcacaaacagacacagtgaagACCTGGCATGCAGAAGAAAGAGGCATTTCACATACTTACTGTCTTTCATGGGATTGTGACAGTAAAACACTGTGGCCTACAGGAGCAGTGTAGCGCCACCAACAGGTCAAAGTAACAATGTTTGTGACATGGAACGACATTTGGAAACAGATAATCCTGGTACCCAGATGATATATCCCCGTGTTGAAGGACAGACTAACTCACTCTACGTCCACCGGCTGCACCAACACCGAAGCAAAACCACATTTGTGctaaatttgaaaggattctctgaAGGTGTTCTTAAGGTAACACATTCAGGAACCAGAAAGATCACAgagaccttgacctttgaccttttaccaccaaattctaatcagttcatctgtgagtccaagtgaacgtttgtgcgAAACTCGTAGAGATTCCTTCGAGGCGTTCTCGAGctatcgtgttcacaagaacgTGACGGACGGACCAGAAGACAAATCCACGGGCTGTCGTATAAAAACTTTCCACTACTGAAGAAGCTAAatcatttaaagtatttaaatcatTTCCTCGTGATAAGAGTGAAGATACTTGGCGATGAAGTGACAGAGGAGCGTGGGAGAGAATCAGATCCAGTTCACATCTGTGGGATTAAGAGACAGATGTTTTCCTTCAGGCTGATTCAAACTGGAAAATCATTTAGACCAGTTTGAAGCTGTTTCCTcgtttgaaagaaaacaatcagcCAAAGAACCAATGAGAGCAAAGTGTGAAGGAGGAAGCAGCTGATTACATTTCTGTAAGTAGTAAAACAAACTACagactgtgtatatatacatgacatatttaacatttcccattaaataaatgtttctggtttctttattttatgtGAATCTTCTCACACTGTGAACACGAGTAGCTGAGGCTGATGTTTTCCTCCAGAAAGGGGTCATGTGACCggagcctgatgaatcagcAAAGGCTGAGACCGGAAAAACCCGATCAGCAAACGGTTTGTGTCTGCGTCGACATCTCCAAACATCTGCTTCTGCTCGTCCGGACTAAAACGCAGACCccgagttttcaaactaaaacgaggcCGGCAGCGTTTCCTAACTTCTCCGTTTCagtggctctaaaactccagagtagtgtggacggcACAAACATCTGTAGCAGAGCTGAAACTAAAACGTAGTCGTgtctaacacacctgaaaacacatcacatgaccactcacgtaTAGACTGGTCATGTGgcgtaaacaggaagtagattgtctactctgcagttaCAGAAAATACGACGAACGAGAAGCAAAAGTCACGTATTCAGACTTAGTAGCCTTCAGACTTCAACACAACCCGGGGGTTTTCTAACTGAATCAAGCTGCATCGTGTAAGGTGCTCGTGAAGTCTGGAATAGTGCGGACGGCAGGTAACCACGGCGACGGCGATGGGTTTTGAAAGTAAAACGTGGTGGTGTGGATGTGGCCTCACCGAGTATTAACCCGTCTGTGAGAGGAGCTGCTCAGAGTGAGAGCTGCCAGGCCTCACGCAGCTCAGAGGCCTTCAGCCCAGTCTGACCACACAGGGCCTCAGCATCCACATCCCATCATCTCTCAACCTCAACGTTTCAATAAAGATACAGACGAACACACGGGAAGATCAATAACgaggatttcatttcatttaaagctGAATAACCCAGAGGCACCGATCAGAGGAGACGTGCTGCTGCAGCACGTTTGAATCCAGGCCATTTTCTACCACGTCAGCACATTTACGCACAGGAAGATGTAAACAAGAAGACAGGAGCAGCTGATCTGAGTCATCACGTCGAATGTCAgcggtgtgtgtctgcactcaCCGGAACCCCGCGTGGAACATGTACATCCTGGGTCCTCCGTTAGCTCCCGTACCGGGGGGTGCTGAGCAGGAAGTCCTTCTTGATGGACACGTAGCTGATGAGCGACAGGATGAGCAGCGCCACGCTGAACATGACGAGCCCCAGCGCGCTGGCGATCCGCACCATCCTTGCCGCCGTGCGCCCCGCAGCCGAGGAGCAGAGAGCGCGCACAAACACCGCATCAGCCGCACGgccagggggtggggggggggagcgcaAGAGTCACGCAGATTCACGCACGGTCCATGTAAGGAGGTGACCGCTGATGCGGTGCCGCGGGGACGCAGCGTTATCTTCCGACAGGGTTCATGGACTGAGGGGGGAGGGGCCGTGCGCGGCAGAAGGCCGGAGAACCGCCGGTCTACTCACGTTTAGAGGAGAAGTGAAGGAGTtagtgaggaggagcagagaggagaaggagtcggtgaggagcagagaggagcaggtcTCACATCAACCTGAACACGAGGAGAGGATGGTGGCGACGCGGCTGCGGAGGGAAAAGGACGCAGCAGGAAGGAGCGTGACGCACGGACAGTCCATGTATGATCCGGGGattggagagaagaggagggtggaggaggatagagtgagggggggggggggggggggggggtcctggaGATTTTTCTGCGGACATCCAGCTTCAGATTACAGATGGTTTCAGAACCTGGAGgcggaggagaagatggaggcgGCAGGAGGCGGATGCTGCTGTTCCCCGgtctcttcc
Coding sequences within:
- the st8sia3 gene encoding LOW QUALITY PROTEIN: sia-alpha-2,3-Gal-beta-1,4-GlcNAc-R:alpha 2,8-sialyltransferase (The sequence of the model RefSeq protein was modified relative to this genomic sequence to represent the inferred CDS: deleted 1 base in 1 codon) gives rise to the protein MVRIASALGLVMFSVALLILSLISYVSIKKDFLLSTPRYGSNGGPRMYMFHAGFRSQLAMKYLDPAFTPLTNSLSEDLQNSSKWRYNSSAFIQQRTEISQYIDIPHNFSLTRSSVRIGQLMHYDYSSHKYVFSIGENFRSLLPEASPILNKHYNVCAVIGNSGILTGSRCGPQIEKFDFVFRCNFAPTEIFKKDVGRQTNMTTFNPSILEKYYNNLLTVQDRNNFFLSLKKLDSAILWIPAFFFHTSATVTRTLVDFFVEHRGQLKVQLAWPGNIMQYINSYWKTKQLSPKRLSTGILMYTLASSMCDQIHLYGFWPFGWDPNTGKELPYHYDKKGTKFTTKWQESHQLPAEFKLLYKMHTEGLLKLRLSHCG